A window from Nocardioides mesophilus encodes these proteins:
- a CDS encoding NAD(P)-dependent oxidoreductase, with translation MTDHAAGATLFVGLGRMGGPMARRYAATRPTYLYDADPDAAPRLAGSLPATALATLLPPPPEVDVVVLMLPTSAIVESVLLGEGEGGLLDALPAGALVLDMGSSVPASTRRLATVAAGRGIDLVDAPVSGGVSRAETGELSIMVGGRREAVERARPHLEPLGTSIVTVGPAGAGHAAKALNNLLSATNLAAAAEVLCVAQRAGIEPEVMLQVLNSSTGRSQATAVKYPQHVLTGTFGSGFELDLMVKDLAIASGIAEEVQAQAPVTRAAVASANEARRHLDRAGRDHTEIVKYYEHLNQALLRATATADGPTPTERTAP, from the coding sequence ATGACCGATCACGCCGCAGGCGCCACGCTGTTCGTGGGCCTGGGCCGGATGGGCGGACCGATGGCCCGCCGCTACGCAGCCACCCGACCGACGTACCTGTACGACGCCGACCCGGACGCCGCGCCCCGACTCGCCGGCTCGCTGCCCGCCACCGCGCTGGCCACCCTGCTACCGCCGCCACCGGAGGTGGACGTGGTCGTGCTGATGCTGCCGACCAGCGCGATCGTCGAGTCGGTCCTGCTCGGCGAGGGCGAGGGCGGGCTGCTGGACGCGCTGCCGGCGGGAGCGCTGGTGCTGGACATGGGCTCCTCGGTCCCGGCCAGCACGCGCCGGCTGGCGACGGTGGCCGCCGGCCGCGGGATCGACCTCGTGGACGCCCCGGTCTCCGGCGGGGTGAGCCGCGCCGAGACCGGCGAGCTCTCGATCATGGTCGGCGGGCGACGCGAGGCGGTCGAGCGGGCCCGACCGCACCTGGAGCCGCTGGGCACCAGCATCGTCACCGTCGGCCCCGCCGGCGCCGGGCACGCGGCGAAGGCGCTGAACAACCTGCTCTCCGCGACCAACCTGGCGGCCGCGGCGGAGGTCCTCTGCGTCGCCCAGCGGGCCGGGATCGAGCCAGAGGTGATGCTGCAGGTGCTCAACTCCTCCACCGGCCGCAGCCAGGCGACCGCCGTAAAGTACCCCCAGCACGTCCTGACCGGCACGTTCGGCTCCGGCTTCGAGCTGGACCTGATGGTCAAGGACCTCGCGATCGCCTCCGGCATCGCCGAGGAGGTGCAGGCGCAGGCCCCCGTCACCCGGGCCGCCGTGGCCAGCGCGAACGAGGCCCGCCGGCACCTCGACCGGGCCGGCCGCGACCACACCGAGATCGTGAAGTACTACGAGCACCTCAACCAGGCGCTGCTCCGGGCCACCGCGACCGCGGACGGCCCGACCCCCACCGAGAGGACCGCACCATGA
- a CDS encoding carboxymuconolactone decarboxylase family protein, giving the protein MSTTDPQEYIDDMARKRGYVLDYHKVMARQDFDVLQATNGLVNAAYLDQRTLDRRTKELIFIVSLTVMRASKGHIQSHIRVALDLGVSPQEILEAIEISLPEAGIVAFQTGFDAWREVVGAEGLEPTVAVHEGGSGGQG; this is encoded by the coding sequence ATGAGCACCACCGACCCGCAGGAGTACATCGACGACATGGCGCGCAAGCGCGGCTACGTCCTCGACTACCACAAGGTGATGGCCCGGCAGGACTTCGACGTCCTGCAGGCCACCAACGGGCTGGTGAACGCGGCCTACCTCGACCAGCGCACCCTGGACCGCCGCACCAAGGAGCTGATCTTCATCGTCAGCCTGACCGTGATGCGGGCGTCCAAGGGCCACATCCAGAGCCACATCCGGGTCGCGCTGGACCTCGGCGTCTCGCCGCAGGAGATCCTCGAGGCGATCGAGATCTCCCTGCCGGAGGCCGGCATCGTGGCGTTCCAGACCGGCTTCGACGCATGGCGCGAGGTGGTCGGTGCCGAGGGCCTCGAGCCGACGGTCGCGGTGCACGAGGGCGGCAGCGGCGGCCAGGGCTGA
- a CDS encoding GntR family transcriptional regulator, whose amino-acid sequence MESAPGLVMRPSYPGESRYRLLARSLREDILEDRFAEDDPLPTEAALAQELSLSRQTVRRAFLELVSEGLVFRVPGRGTFITPKGSRYRRRFSSVDDLMNLTLDTELEVLDPLTGTFDQAIAERLQLSGRSMYSVLFRRLHRGEVFCTTRVFLPPAMGSTLEQLPFLVEPGHRSGITIIGLLESQGVTIAEAEQMTTAVAATEEQAGWLGCAVGAPLLRIERLYIDATDQPVELAISDYLPEHFSHRLRLGRATAAEH is encoded by the coding sequence ATGGAGAGCGCACCGGGGCTGGTCATGCGGCCGTCCTACCCGGGCGAGTCGCGCTACCGGTTGCTCGCCAGATCGCTGCGCGAGGACATCCTCGAGGACCGCTTCGCCGAGGACGACCCGCTGCCCACCGAGGCGGCGCTGGCCCAGGAGCTCTCGCTGAGCCGGCAGACGGTACGACGTGCCTTCCTCGAGCTGGTCTCGGAGGGGCTCGTGTTCCGGGTCCCGGGCCGCGGCACCTTCATCACGCCCAAGGGGTCGCGCTACCGCCGTCGCTTCAGCTCGGTCGACGACCTGATGAACCTCACGCTGGACACGGAGCTGGAGGTCCTGGACCCGCTCACCGGGACCTTCGACCAGGCCATCGCCGAGCGGCTCCAGCTCAGCGGCCGCTCGATGTACTCCGTGCTGTTCCGCCGCCTGCACCGCGGCGAGGTCTTCTGCACCACGCGGGTCTTCCTGCCCCCGGCCATGGGGTCGACGCTGGAGCAGCTCCCGTTCCTGGTCGAGCCGGGGCACCGCAGCGGCATCACCATCATCGGGCTGCTGGAGTCGCAGGGGGTCACGATCGCCGAGGCCGAGCAGATGACCACGGCGGTCGCGGCGACCGAGGAGCAGGCGGGGTGGCTCGGCTGCGCGGTGGGCGCGCCGCTGCTGCGCATCGAGCGGCTCTACATCGACGCCACCGACCAGCCCGTGGAGCTCGCGATCAGCGACTACCTGCCCGAGCACTTCTCGCACCGGCTGCGCCTCGGCCGGGCGACTGCCGCCGAGCACTGA
- a CDS encoding PaaI family thioesterase, which translates to MTTSEERLREVAEAQPAFSRFLGIRLVSYSAEEVVAELVVSEEMANRNGVLHGGAVMAFADNLGGTAASLNLPPDARTTTLESKTNFLRSIKVGETARAVCVPLHRGRSTSVWQTTVSDDRGRAAAIVTQTQMVLRADG; encoded by the coding sequence ATGACGACATCGGAGGAGCGGCTGCGTGAGGTGGCCGAGGCGCAGCCGGCGTTCTCCCGGTTCCTGGGGATCCGGCTGGTCAGCTACAGCGCCGAGGAGGTGGTCGCCGAGCTGGTGGTCAGCGAGGAGATGGCCAACCGCAACGGGGTGCTGCACGGCGGTGCGGTGATGGCCTTCGCCGACAACCTCGGGGGTACGGCGGCAAGCCTCAACCTCCCGCCCGACGCGAGGACCACCACGCTCGAGAGCAAGACCAACTTCCTGCGCTCGATCAAGGTCGGCGAGACGGCGCGCGCGGTGTGCGTGCCGCTGCACCGGGGGAGGAGCACCTCGGTGTGGCAGACCACCGTCTCCGACGACCGGGGCCGCGCGGCGGCGATCGTCACGCAGACCCAGATGGTGCTGCGCGCCGACGGGTGA
- a CDS encoding MFS transporter: MAETTAVRWSGHRAGTTEFRRLNLALWCAGAGTFILLYAVQGLLPSFTATFDVSPSESSLTLSAATGMLALAIIPVSVIAESWGRVRVMTVSLTLSALLGLLAPLAPSFEVLLGIRALQGVAMAGVPALAMGHVAAEVDRRSLGQAMGVLIAGNTIGGLSGRMVASVLGDLAGWRWAMAGVGVLSLACLVGFRLLIPPARGAAPARVPVRQLGAQLAAHLRDPGVRAVCAVSFLLMSAFVTVYNYLGYRLLAEPFDVPQALVGLVFLVYLAGTVSSTVAGVLGDRFGRLTVLWGSIVLALLAAVGSLADFLPAILVCLVLYTVGFFGAHSSASGWLNARAVTAPGQASALYLFSYYAGSSIGGASGGVAYERAGWPGLVVFIATLLAVALVLAVLLRRAQPTREAKKHDDIGGAAA; the protein is encoded by the coding sequence GTGGCAGAGACGACCGCCGTCCGGTGGAGCGGCCATCGCGCGGGCACCACCGAGTTCCGCCGGCTGAACCTGGCGCTGTGGTGCGCCGGCGCGGGCACGTTCATCCTGCTCTACGCGGTGCAGGGACTGCTGCCCTCGTTCACCGCGACCTTCGACGTCTCCCCGTCGGAGTCCAGCCTGACCCTGTCCGCGGCCACCGGCATGCTGGCGCTGGCGATCATCCCGGTGAGCGTGATCGCGGAGTCCTGGGGCCGGGTGCGGGTCATGACGGTCTCGCTCACGCTGAGCGCCCTGCTCGGCCTGCTGGCCCCGCTGGCGCCCTCCTTCGAGGTGCTGCTGGGGATCCGGGCCCTGCAGGGCGTGGCGATGGCCGGGGTCCCGGCCCTGGCGATGGGGCACGTCGCCGCAGAGGTCGACCGGCGCTCGCTCGGGCAGGCCATGGGGGTGCTGATCGCCGGCAACACCATCGGCGGCCTGTCCGGGCGGATGGTCGCCTCGGTGCTCGGCGACCTGGCCGGCTGGCGGTGGGCGATGGCCGGGGTCGGCGTGCTCTCCCTGGCCTGCCTGGTCGGCTTCCGGCTGCTGATCCCGCCCGCTCGTGGCGCCGCGCCGGCCCGGGTGCCGGTGCGACAGCTCGGAGCCCAGCTCGCTGCGCACCTGCGCGACCCAGGCGTCCGCGCGGTCTGCGCGGTCAGCTTCCTGCTGATGTCGGCCTTCGTCACCGTCTACAACTACCTCGGCTACCGGCTGCTCGCGGAGCCGTTCGACGTACCGCAGGCCCTGGTGGGGCTGGTGTTCCTGGTCTACCTCGCGGGCACCGTCAGCTCCACGGTCGCGGGCGTGCTCGGTGACCGCTTCGGCCGGCTCACCGTCCTGTGGGGCAGCATCGTGCTGGCGCTGCTGGCAGCCGTCGGCTCGCTGGCGGACTTCCTGCCGGCGATCCTGGTCTGCCTGGTGCTCTACACCGTGGGGTTCTTCGGCGCGCACTCCTCGGCCAGCGGTTGGCTGAACGCTCGCGCCGTCACGGCCCCCGGGCAGGCCTCTGCGCTCTACCTGTTCAGCTACTACGCCGGCAGCAGCATCGGCGGGGCCAGCGGCGGCGTCGCCTACGAGCGGGCCGGGTGGCCGGGCCTCGTGGTGTTCATCGCTACCCTCCTCGCGGTGGCGCTGGTGCTTGCGGTGCTGCTGCGCCGAGCACAGCCGACCAGGGAGGCGAAAAAGCATGACGACATCGGAGGAGCGGCTGCGTGA
- a CDS encoding LysR family transcriptional regulator, with product MHESSGSPAVAPDLRGLAEFVAVARLEHVTHAAESLGIPQSTLSRRLARLEQAVGVPLLHRRGRGVRLTPTGEVLAAAADRALGEVARVLEQLTRDQDPQAGLVTLGFLHTLGPETVPRALERFGRSHPRVRFRLVQEGHDTVVAKLRAGEVDVCLTAPPPGGEDVETVPLEVQRLCLAVPREHPLAGRRRVRMPSLAGEAFIGFKPGYGMRQITDDWCRRAGFTPALAFEGDDMATVRGLVAAGLGVALLPSSAAQVPAGLVEVDVVAPSATRTLAMAWLREPALSAPAAAFRDFLRAEGPSLMAASTHSDA from the coding sequence ATGCATGAATCGTCGGGGTCTCCGGCCGTGGCGCCGGACCTGCGGGGGCTGGCCGAGTTCGTGGCCGTCGCCCGGCTCGAGCACGTCACGCACGCCGCGGAGAGCCTCGGCATCCCCCAGTCCACGTTGAGCCGGCGACTGGCCCGGCTCGAGCAGGCGGTCGGCGTCCCGCTGCTGCACCGCCGGGGCCGTGGCGTGCGGCTCACGCCGACCGGGGAGGTGCTGGCCGCGGCCGCGGACCGGGCGCTCGGCGAGGTCGCCCGGGTCCTCGAGCAGCTCACCCGGGATCAGGACCCGCAGGCGGGCCTGGTCACGCTCGGGTTCCTGCACACGCTCGGTCCCGAGACGGTCCCCCGGGCGCTCGAACGGTTCGGCCGCAGCCACCCCCGGGTCCGGTTCCGCCTGGTGCAGGAGGGCCACGACACCGTGGTGGCGAAGCTCCGCGCCGGCGAGGTCGACGTCTGCCTGACCGCACCTCCCCCGGGCGGCGAGGACGTCGAGACCGTGCCGCTGGAGGTGCAGCGGCTCTGCCTGGCGGTTCCGCGCGAGCACCCGCTGGCCGGCAGGCGACGGGTGCGGATGCCGTCACTGGCCGGCGAGGCGTTCATCGGGTTCAAGCCCGGCTACGGGATGCGGCAGATCACCGACGACTGGTGCCGGCGGGCCGGCTTCACGCCCGCCCTCGCCTTCGAGGGTGACGACATGGCGACGGTCCGGGGCCTGGTCGCCGCCGGCCTCGGGGTGGCGTTGCTGCCGTCGTCCGCGGCCCAGGTGCCGGCCGGCCTGGTGGAGGTGGACGTGGTCGCCCCCAGCGCCACCCGCACGCTGGCGATGGCCTGGCTGCGCGAGCCGGCCCTGTCCGCGCCGGCGGCAGCCTTCCGGGACTTCCTGAGGGCCGAGGGCCCGTCGCTGATGGCTGCGTCGACGCACAGTGATGCTTGA
- a CDS encoding DctP family TRAP transporter solute-binding subunit, with translation MGTATLLSLALGASACGGARSSSSEASDSYTIKFSHVVTPQTPKGQAAEKFAELIDEGCGDQMKVEVYPNSELYGDEDELQALQSGAVQMLAPSSAKFTTIAPQLQVLDLPFLFDSVDDIPNVVSPDSAVGKAIYENQALADKGIKVLGLWDNGLKQLSSNDEMQKPADLKGLRFRIQPSDVLRSQFDAWGAQTTPMAFAEVYNALQQGVIDGQENPYSNIESQNMHTVQKHITESNHGYIGYVHAINKKFFESLPDDLQTCVTDAADEAAAYNREIASDLNQKAKQTIVDAGTTKITELTPEQRQAFKDEVVPSVWNQYADVIGQDLIDELVSQQ, from the coding sequence ATGGGCACCGCGACTCTGCTCTCCCTCGCCCTCGGCGCCAGCGCGTGCGGCGGCGCACGAAGCAGCAGCAGCGAGGCCAGCGACAGCTACACGATCAAGTTCTCCCACGTCGTGACCCCCCAGACCCCCAAGGGGCAGGCGGCGGAGAAGTTCGCCGAGCTGATCGACGAGGGCTGCGGCGACCAGATGAAGGTGGAGGTCTACCCGAACTCCGAGCTGTACGGCGACGAGGACGAGCTGCAGGCCCTCCAGTCCGGCGCCGTGCAGATGCTCGCGCCGTCCAGCGCGAAGTTCACCACCATCGCCCCGCAGCTGCAGGTCCTCGACCTGCCGTTCCTGTTCGACTCGGTGGACGACATCCCCAACGTGGTCTCGCCGGACTCGGCGGTCGGCAAGGCGATCTACGAGAACCAGGCGCTCGCCGACAAGGGCATCAAGGTGCTCGGCCTCTGGGACAACGGCCTCAAGCAGCTGTCCTCCAACGACGAGATGCAGAAGCCCGCCGACCTCAAGGGTCTCCGCTTCCGGATCCAGCCCTCCGACGTGCTGCGCAGCCAGTTCGACGCCTGGGGTGCCCAGACCACGCCGATGGCCTTCGCCGAGGTCTACAACGCCCTCCAGCAGGGCGTGATCGACGGCCAGGAGAACCCGTACTCCAACATCGAGTCGCAGAACATGCACACGGTGCAGAAGCACATCACCGAGTCCAACCACGGCTACATCGGCTACGTGCACGCGATCAACAAGAAGTTCTTCGAGTCGCTGCCCGACGACCTCCAGACGTGCGTGACCGACGCCGCCGACGAGGCCGCCGCCTACAACCGCGAGATCGCCTCCGACCTGAACCAGAAGGCCAAGCAGACGATCGTCGACGCCGGCACCACCAAGATCACCGAGCTGACGCCCGAGCAGCGCCAGGCCTTCAAGGACGAGGTCGTCCCCTCGGTGTGGAACCAGTACGCCGACGTGATCGGCCAGGACCTGATCGACGAGCTCGTCTCCCAGCAGTAG
- a CDS encoding TRAP transporter small permease, translating into MNRLDSILSKVENVLAAGSLAAAALLAIVAVLMRTFFNEIIFWSEEAIIYLVIFSTFFGAVITMRHNEHVNVDVVAVFLKERGKRVMTIIATLITLVYMGAIGWFAWLLIFEPRSSATLTPALELPLWVVTLPLPIGLTLMFVRSLEVLVRLFRGQDPYPHAADTLLEAEGGTALEIADLPAEGHEKGPLR; encoded by the coding sequence ATGAATCGACTCGACTCCATCCTGAGCAAGGTGGAGAACGTGCTGGCGGCCGGCTCGCTGGCAGCGGCGGCCCTGCTCGCCATCGTCGCCGTGCTCATGAGGACGTTCTTCAACGAGATCATCTTCTGGTCCGAGGAAGCGATCATCTACCTGGTGATCTTCTCGACGTTCTTCGGCGCGGTCATCACCATGCGCCACAACGAGCACGTCAACGTGGACGTGGTCGCGGTGTTCCTCAAGGAGCGCGGCAAGCGCGTCATGACGATCATCGCCACGCTCATCACGCTCGTCTACATGGGCGCGATCGGCTGGTTCGCCTGGCTGCTGATCTTCGAGCCGCGCTCGAGCGCCACGCTCACCCCGGCCCTGGAGCTGCCGCTGTGGGTGGTCACGCTGCCGCTGCCGATCGGGCTGACGTTGATGTTCGTGCGCTCCCTGGAGGTGCTGGTGCGGCTGTTCCGCGGTCAGGACCCCTACCCGCACGCCGCCGACACCCTCCTCGAGGCCGAGGGCGGCACCGCGCTCGAGATCGCCGACCTCCCCGCTGAGGGACACGAGAAGGGACCCCTCCGATGA